A portion of the Nitrospiraceae bacterium genome contains these proteins:
- a CDS encoding Slp family lipoprotein, protein MSKSPPDDLLVNRWRLYLRHSGVLVVAMVLLCAIVSCSSVPRRHLWNVEKGVTFTDLQRAPERYQGKTVILGGVIVHDENKDGRLWLRMKNRPLDDNQRPHLADDPDSSEAGYYWVAVEAGKIPDHYHDWAQVTVVGQVVPTQPGVRSDPVLAAVYLRGWSRLSKEHSVWEIDDPNYTMDAPAGLHGE, encoded by the coding sequence TTGTCAAAAAGTCCACCTGACGACCTGTTAGTCAATCGGTGGCGTTTGTACTTGCGACACTCCGGCGTCTTGGTAGTCGCAATGGTGTTGCTCTGCGCCATAGTCAGCTGCAGCTCGGTTCCTCGGCGGCACCTCTGGAATGTTGAGAAAGGGGTCACCTTCACGGATTTGCAACGGGCTCCGGAACGCTATCAGGGCAAGACCGTGATCCTCGGAGGGGTGATCGTGCACGACGAGAACAAAGACGGGCGCCTTTGGCTCCGCATGAAGAATCGACCGCTCGATGACAATCAGCGTCCTCACCTGGCAGACGATCCCGATAGTTCCGAAGCCGGATATTATTGGGTGGCCGTGGAAGCAGGAAAGATCCCCGATCACTATCATGACTGGGCGCAAGTGACGGTTGTGGGTCAGGTGGTTCCCACACAGCCAGGGGTCAGATCTGATCCGGTCCTTGCAGCCGTATATCTCCGGGGCTGGAGCAGGTTATCCAAGGAACATAGCGTTTGGGAAATCGACGATCCGAACTACACCATGGATGCACCGGCTGGGCTGCACGGAGAGTAG